The Plasmodium knowlesi strain H genome assembly, chromosome: 14 genome has a segment encoding these proteins:
- a CDS encoding translation initiation factor IF-2, putative: MITLCCKLLYKGKFIPVGRRIFREKLISGRKQKSPIILLPPYISIHELRLMLNINYETCFKAANVYKSGNQYKWKDSEDRTFQSVNKRNVIIPYSTAAYVSKIFKFKPRLIEVELFCEEEEKKSGTLQDVYRKVYLAEEYHANVLRLQGESTNDASHGNHANVAPKDTSPSVQANPNEPRSQSSCYDPPCLPPKEQRSPLDEKKKNYYTVVSVIGHINHGKTTMLDKMTNNNLALSEAGCITQNIKPIHFERGPFKFTFVDTPGHKVFQIFRGRAAFLSDILIILISLEVGAEIQTEEAIKYADKFGIPVVFVLNKADLYGENESIVKAELRKQCTNMYDQGNLKHNFSKEIENAIAISSLTGYNLDKLMNRLFFISHYIDLPYHSVNRFYNNCEAIRDADLGVGNSLGGGSARDNPLHGKTLSDNNPDGRTPHEYTLHEEKTHPSMYNTEKAKERRKSDLNLLQKYIRKSDCLLAIDKNPVGMGMVVDISKDSSKGTILHVIIRNGFFIEGSYFICGSAYGKIQKMYKFNSNFKESCSYASIGMAVLISGMKKHGNATTDDLIFTLPQSNAFRLCQYRLMVEKLATLQVSGKEIKVSWENDMKKNEFHSEDIYQNRLAMSDKRKAIEEFGIEKENIFEDVSVEEFHKSNTQRKKEEEEEQKSVVIELEEENKYEDLSRVKKKKIQSILSQGDSDESILVPEENTFSFFESPKQGEHLDPLVSSHWGGVHYQEKDQPNSSSGAQKINPLTHDQQETENDITNERNNNFQSRPYNTESATLYERTEVGKEEDAHEEKGKTHSVWRTSSHGRGRKSRHALNSDAKNGQPSQEASDSNSEQYTDEKKLNDPWYYEESEETWAKKVLQRNDELMETWRNKTRQREIEKERQIFYEKQMILKNEILRRKLLGEEKLTEEEINAYLYEEEKSNANNSQESSSDEPIELPQKNCPVIPIIIRTNYVGMFDIFLDEFENLQKIYNVKISVVHGGIGPITPNDVVHAEVESNFGYCCIYAFQVKVLPDSVKQSVLSNIVIKQFDVFTDLIDDVVNRIKNVKALIAHNMYVRSLKSERTQEGV, translated from the coding sequence atgaTCACTCTGTGCTGCAAGCTCCTATACAAAGGGAAATTCATCCCCGTGGGCCGGAGAATATTCAGGGAAAAACTGATAAGTGGGAGGAAGCAAAAATCTCCCATCATTCTGTTGCCGCCGTACATATCCATACACGAGCTTAGGTTAATGCTGAACATAAACTACGAGACCTGTTTCAAAGCGGCAAATGTGTACAAGAGTGGAAACCAGTATAAGTGGAAGGATTCGGAAGATAGGACCTTCCAAAGTGTAAACAAAAGGAACGTTATTATCCCATACAGCACTGCTGCTTATGTGAGTAAAATTTTTAAGTTTAAGCCGAGACTCATTGAGGTGGAATTATTTtgcgaagaggaagagaaaaagagtggGACACTTCAGGATGTGTACAGGAAGGTCTACTTAGCGGAAGAGTACCATGCAAATGTTTTGAGGCTCCAAGGGGAGTCCACAAACGATGCCAGCCATGGTAACCATGCAAACGTTGCTCCCAAGGATACTTCTCCCTCGGTGCAAGCCAACCCAAATGAACCTCGCAGCCAGAGTAGTTGTTATGACCCCCCGTGCTTACCGCCCAAGGAACAAAGAAGCCCTctcgatgaaaaaaaaaaaaactattacACCGTCGTGTCTGTGATAGGCCACATCAACCATGGGAAAACCACCATGCTGGACAAAATGACAAACAACAATTTGGCCTTAAGTGAAGCGGGCTGTATtacgcaaaatataaaacctATACATTTCGAACGTGGGCCTTTTAAGTTCACCTTTGTTGACACTCCAGGACACAAAGTTTTCCAAATCTTCAGAGGAAGAGCAGCTTTCCTCTCTGATATATTAATCATATTGATTTCCCTAGAAGTAGGAGCTGAAATACAAACAGAAGAAGCAATTAAGTACGCAGACAAATTTGGCATCCCCGTCGTCTTTGTTCTAAACAAAGCAGATCTGTATGGAGAAAATGAGTCCATAGTAAAAGCAGAGTTAAGAAAGCAATGCACGAATATGTATGATCAGGGGAATTTAAAgcataatttttcaaaagaaattgaaaacGCGATAGCTATATCCTCACTGACGGGTTACAATTTGGACAAGCTAATGAACAGactgttttttatttctcattATATTGACTTGCCGTATCACAGTGTGAACCGATTTTACAACAATTGTGAGGCAATACGGGATGCTGACTTAGGTGTTGGGAACTCCCTCGGGGGGGGAAGCGCGCGCGATAATCCCCTTCATGGTAAAACCCTCAGTGATAATAACCCAGATGGCAGGACCCCTCATGAGTACACCCTCCATGAGGAAAAAACTCACCCAAGCATGTACAACACGGAGAaagcaaaggaaaggagaaaatcagATCTGAACTTACTGCAAAAGTATATTAGAAAATCTGACTGTCTACTAGCTATAGACAAAAACCCAGTAGGAATGGGCATGGTGGTAGATATAAGCAAAGACTCCAGCAAGGGGACAATTCTTCATGTCATTATCCGAAACGGATTCTTCATCGAAGGAAGTTATTTTATATGCGGTTCTGCATatggaaaaattcaaaaaatgtataagtTTAATAGTAACTTTAAGGAGAGCTGCAGCTATGCCTCGATAGGTATGGCTGTACTAATCAGTGGAATGAAGAAACATGGAAACGCAACAACGGATGATCTAATTTTTACCCTTCCACAGAGTAACGCTTTTAGGTTATGCCAGTATAGACTAATGGTAGAAAAGTTAGCCACTCTACAAGTAAGTGGAAAAGAAATCAAAGTCTCTTGGGAAAAtgatatgaagaaaaatgaatttcattCGGAAGATATTTATCAAAATCGACTCGCCATGTcggataaaagaaaagccATTGAAGAGTtcggaatagaaaaggaaaacatattCGAAGATGTATCCGTGGAGGAATTTCACAAAAGTAACAcgcaaaggaagaaggaggaagaagaagaacaaaaatctGTTGTAATCGaattggaggaagaaaacaaatatgAGGATCTATCCAgggttaagaaaaaaaaaatacaatccATCCTCTCGCAGGGTGATTCAGATGAAAGCATTTTAGTACCTGAAGAAaacaccttttccttttttgaaagCCCCAAACAAGGTGAACACCTGGACCCCTTGGTAAGTTCCCACTGGGGAGGAGTCCATTACCAAGAGAAGGATCAGCCAAACAGTTCAAGCGGTgctcaaaaaataaatccctTGACACACGATCAACAGGAAACAGAAAACGATATCACGAAcgaaagaaataataattttcaaaGCAGACCTTATAACACGGAAAGTGCTACCTTGTATGAGCGCACAGAAGtgggaaaagaggaagatgcacacgaggaaaaaggaaagacacATTCGGTTTGGAGAACATCATCCCAtgggagaggaaggaagagcaGACACGCGCTGAATTCCGATGCAAAGAATGGACAACCTTCCCAAGAAGCGTCGGATTCCAATAGCGAACAATACACCGATGAGAAGAAGCTGAACGACCCATGGTACTACGAAGAAAGCGAAGAAACGTGGGCGAAAAAAGTCCTCCAAAGAAACGATGAACTTATGGAAACGTGGAGAAACAAAACAAGGCAAAGGGAAATCGAAAAGGAGAGACAaattttttacgaaaaacaaatgattttgaaaaatgaaattttaaggagaaaacttttgggagaagaaaaattaactgAAGAGGAAATTAATGCATATCTgtatgaggaagaaaaaagcaacGCAAATAATTCTCAAGAATCAAGTAGCGATGAGCCTATAGAACTACCGCAAAAAAATTGCCCAGTTATACCCATCATAATCAGAACCAACTATGTTGGAATGTTCGATATATTTCTAGACGAATTTGAAAAtcttcaaaaaatttataatgtTAAAATATCGGTCGTTCATGGTGGAATAGGTCCCATAACCCCAAACGACGTTGTGCACGCAGAGGTAGAAAGTAATTTTGGCTATTGTTGCATTTATGCTTTTCAAGTCAAAGTTTTACCTGACTCAGTAAAGCAATCAGTGCTCTCCAACATTGTGATAAAACAATTCGACGTTTTCACGGACCTAATAGACGATGTTGTGAatagaattaaaaatgttaaggCACTGATTGCACATAATATGTATGTGCGAAGTCTCAAAAGTGAAAGAACACAAGAAGGGGTGTAA
- a CDS encoding apical ring associated protein 1, putative, translating to MSIVYVPSSSAVYRSYMSVPVVQTSKIYTVQTPHIATIVTAPSTVVSVPAVLPVSTVMSVPAVVSAPAVQVYTPKTVFTNPIEVSTIII from the coding sequence ATGTCTATCGTTTATGTTCCCAGTTCTTCGGCCGTTTACAGGTCGTATATGTCTGTACCTGTGGTTCAAACATCGAAGATTTACACAGTTCAGACCCCCCACATAGCAACAATTGTTACTGCACCGTCAACAGTTGTCTCTGTACCGGCCGTTCTACCTGTATCAACAGTTATGTCTGTACCAGCAGTTGTGTCCGCACCGGCAGTACAAGTCTACACCCCCAAGACAGTTTTTACTAACCCGATCGAAGTTTCTACCATTATTATATAG